The following proteins are encoded in a genomic region of Terriglobia bacterium:
- a CDS encoding methyltransferase domain-containing protein, producing MGFKRNIFRSGAYIRHFNPDSADNPFYRIYQQKRRDTIEIIGERQGDEMILDVGGGMGRIALAVEKRNSRKRVVLMDIGADMLRLAAGRHDALGRVMATNADAHALPFRAHSFDGIIGLDVLCHLENPPAALREFHRVLRPQGTLILDNTNGNPLWVLFYPKYLGKNPLNWLRIMRFHGVYPGWQEIVRHYRKKAFISLLRENGFRPTKSLSYGPLVCPKWHLVVCARV from the coding sequence GTGGGCTTTAAGAGGAATATCTTCCGCAGCGGTGCATATATCCGGCATTTCAACCCGGATTCCGCCGACAACCCTTTCTATCGGATCTATCAACAAAAGAGGCGGGACACAATCGAGATCATCGGCGAGAGACAAGGGGATGAAATGATTCTCGACGTGGGCGGGGGCATGGGTCGAATCGCTCTTGCAGTGGAAAAAAGGAATTCCCGCAAACGCGTTGTGCTGATGGATATTGGGGCTGATATGCTGAGATTAGCCGCCGGCCGGCACGATGCGCTCGGTAGAGTGATGGCGACGAATGCAGATGCGCATGCGCTTCCCTTCCGCGCCCACTCATTCGACGGTATCATCGGGCTTGATGTCCTGTGCCATCTGGAGAACCCGCCTGCCGCGTTGCGTGAGTTCCATCGGGTGCTGAGACCGCAGGGTACTCTGATCCTGGACAACACCAACGGCAATCCTCTGTGGGTGCTTTTTTACCCTAAATACCTTGGAAAGAATCCGCTGAATTGGCTGCGAATCATGCGCTTCCATGGCGTTTACCCTGGATGGCAGGAGATTGTCAGGCATTATCGGAAGAAGGCCTTTATTTCTCTTTTGCGGGAGAACGGATTCCGTCCGACCAAGAGTTTAAGCTACGGGCCGTTGGTATGCCCCAAATGGCATTTGGTCGTATGCGCTCGGGTATGA
- a CDS encoding glycosyltransferase family 4 protein, with protein sequence MKICFLSQEYPPESHFGGIGTYTYNVAVEIARLGHTVHVVTSTRARPRTYDEHGVFVHRIRQRNLRPQELSRLFYSFQVAGKVAEIQCPFDIVQSSEFGAEGYVLSLRRRFHLVTRLATPFYLTEKLNGKSVSGSRLLFDMFERVQTLRSDGIVASTRAIARTVAEKWRIDLSKIQIIPNSVDVGRIRQLGAGKDVPEILKDREFVLYFGRLEERKGVHVLARAVPAVLGEFPEICAAFIGSDAGYQGGSMRAYIREQAGGYQERLLFFDNLPQENLFPIVRCAKLVVLPSLWEAFGFVCVEAMALGRPVIATAGSGFEEIIVDGVSGLLVEPGNVESLSSGIIKLLRDRAWREKIATKAEARASDFEVSRVLPGLINYYEQVRSKA encoded by the coding sequence ATGAAAATATGTTTTTTGTCACAAGAGTACCCTCCGGAGAGCCATTTCGGTGGAATCGGAACCTATACCTACAATGTCGCTGTGGAAATTGCCCGGTTGGGACATACCGTCCATGTGGTAACTTCAACCAGAGCGCGGCCCAGAACTTATGACGAACACGGAGTTTTCGTGCATAGGATCAGGCAGCGAAACCTAAGGCCGCAGGAGCTATCGAGACTGTTCTATTCTTTTCAGGTGGCAGGAAAGGTTGCAGAGATCCAATGTCCTTTCGACATTGTTCAATCCAGCGAATTTGGCGCCGAGGGCTATGTTCTTTCCCTTCGGAGGCGGTTTCATCTCGTCACTCGTCTGGCGACACCATTTTATCTCACGGAAAAATTGAACGGGAAAAGTGTTTCCGGGTCCCGTTTGCTGTTCGACATGTTTGAAAGAGTGCAAACCTTGCGAAGCGACGGTATCGTTGCTTCAACAAGGGCGATTGCAAGAACGGTAGCGGAAAAATGGCGCATTGACCTGTCGAAAATTCAAATCATCCCGAACAGTGTCGATGTCGGAAGGATTCGGCAGTTAGGGGCGGGGAAGGATGTCCCGGAAATTCTGAAGGATAGAGAGTTCGTTCTTTACTTCGGACGGCTTGAAGAGAGGAAGGGAGTCCATGTTTTGGCTCGGGCGGTGCCTGCCGTGTTGGGGGAATTTCCTGAAATCTGTGCCGCATTTATAGGATCCGATGCCGGATATCAGGGAGGGTCGATGCGCGCGTACATCCGGGAACAAGCCGGAGGTTACCAGGAGAGACTGCTGTTTTTCGACAATTTGCCACAGGAAAACCTTTTCCCGATTGTGCGCTGCGCAAAATTGGTTGTTCTGCCTTCCTTGTGGGAAGCCTTTGGGTTTGTATGTGTCGAGGCGATGGCTTTGGGCCGGCCCGTCATCGCGACTGCAGGCTCGGGCTTCGAGGAGATCATTGTTGACGGCGTGTCAGGGTTGCTGGTTGAACCAGGAAATGTTGAATCGTTGTCCAGTGGGATTATCAAGTTATTGAGGGACCGTGCCTGGCGCGAAAAGATCGCTACAAAGGCAGAGGCACGGGCCTCTGACTTTGAGGTTTCAAGGGTTTTGCCTGGCCTGATAAACTACTACGAACAGGTGAGGAGCAAAGCGTAG
- a CDS encoding glycosyltransferase family 39 protein: MPEENARKGARILAAVLAALIIAASSISVLSTIRMCRDIPFAWDSAGHAWEGLIIAQDIMTGDLVSLMGDTYRQGWWPFFHSWLLAPAYILLGNSYSAARSVSLVCFVGFLITLYLIGLEMSERMGHWVGLSAVVLATTSMPILAYSAMSMTEVPGLFMSALTLLFYLKALRSRRASFMFAASIFMSLTFFTQWHHGVFVISAILLMQMLNTPPIFSRASLCLLCPFTLLMVGWFVYPQHITSFINHATFQPHYYRFWSLENFGYYPKSFLQVYHSSPLVATVVVMSVLLSVRKLREAKVKVLFLNLLVGIGLLTFKLDHRHRYIITLVPIIWILGSHEFVAFVSGVAAYVKNARQRFACLLTGSLCVCLLMVPGVVRMYRTYPQSLIQYEFWSDQRQKEAYEFIAENVTGHRDLAMFSSWDYFNSLKGPTVRWQLEARRFDEEVRSREKKQKTMQYVRNLLANRNGLAFSELVGYFGSRNVNVLEYHLLSFMKALNGDAYKEYRQAHALNPFSDKIADVLRMDERITCVLGVYRNGEEDLNQYAERFFAGQSTWKEVSVRRFEDLNIVLKIYERRSGPGMPADAGASGKIEE, translated from the coding sequence ATGCCTGAAGAAAACGCGCGAAAAGGGGCAAGGATTCTGGCAGCGGTTTTGGCTGCTCTTATCATAGCCGCTTCGTCGATCTCAGTTCTGTCCACGATACGAATGTGTCGCGACATCCCCTTTGCATGGGATTCAGCAGGACACGCATGGGAAGGCCTGATCATTGCTCAGGATATAATGACAGGAGATCTTGTTTCCCTAATGGGCGACACGTATCGCCAAGGCTGGTGGCCCTTTTTTCATTCCTGGCTCCTTGCTCCAGCATACATTCTTCTTGGAAACTCCTATAGCGCTGCGCGCAGTGTGAGCCTCGTCTGTTTCGTCGGGTTTCTTATCACACTTTACCTGATCGGTCTGGAAATGTCAGAAAGGATGGGTCACTGGGTCGGACTGAGCGCAGTCGTCCTGGCAACCACTTCCATGCCGATTCTTGCTTACTCGGCCATGAGCATGACTGAGGTTCCCGGCCTATTTATGTCTGCCCTCACCCTGCTTTTTTATCTGAAGGCGCTTCGCAGCCGGCGTGCCTCATTTATGTTCGCCGCCAGCATTTTCATGTCGCTGACATTTTTCACACAGTGGCATCATGGCGTGTTTGTGATTTCAGCTATCCTGCTTATGCAGATGCTGAACACGCCTCCCATCTTCTCGCGCGCCAGTTTATGCTTGCTTTGTCCATTCACCTTGTTGATGGTCGGGTGGTTTGTATATCCTCAGCACATCACGAGCTTTATAAATCATGCCACCTTTCAGCCTCACTATTACCGCTTCTGGAGTCTCGAGAATTTTGGTTACTACCCTAAGAGCTTTTTGCAGGTTTACCACTCGTCGCCATTGGTCGCGACGGTCGTGGTGATGAGCGTCCTTCTTTCCGTAAGAAAACTGCGGGAAGCCAAGGTAAAGGTATTATTTCTGAATCTCCTGGTAGGAATTGGTCTCCTGACTTTCAAACTGGATCACAGACATCGATATATTATAACTCTTGTTCCGATAATCTGGATTTTAGGGAGCCATGAATTTGTCGCTTTCGTTTCTGGCGTTGCGGCCTATGTAAAGAATGCGAGGCAGAGATTTGCATGTCTGCTGACAGGAAGCCTCTGTGTCTGCCTGCTCATGGTTCCAGGCGTGGTGAGGATGTATCGCACATATCCTCAGTCTCTGATCCAGTACGAGTTTTGGAGCGATCAACGGCAGAAGGAGGCATACGAGTTTATCGCTGAGAACGTTACAGGGCACCGTGACTTAGCGATGTTTTCCAGTTGGGATTATTTCAACAGTCTGAAAGGCCCTACTGTCAGATGGCAGCTGGAGGCGAGGAGGTTTGACGAGGAAGTGAGAAGCCGGGAAAAGAAGCAGAAGACCATGCAGTATGTGCGAAATCTTCTAGCGAACAGAAACGGCCTCGCGTTCAGCGAACTCGTGGGATATTTCGGCTCCAGGAACGTGAATGTACTGGAGTACCATCTTCTCAGCTTCATGAAGGCGCTCAATGGTGATGCATATAAGGAATATCGTCAGGCGCATGCTTTAAATCCCTTCAGTGACAAAATTGCGGACGTTTTACGAATGGACGAGCGGATCACCTGCGTCCTCGGTGTATATCGAAATGGAGAAGAGGATCTGAATCAGTATGCGGAACGCTTTTTCGCCGGGCAGAGCACCTGGAAGGAGGTCAGCGTGCGGCGTTTCGAGGATCTGAATATTGTTTTAAAGATCTACGAAAGGCGAAGCGGTCCAGGTATGCCTGCGGATGCGGGTGCTAGCGGGAAGATTGAAGAATGA
- a CDS encoding glycosyltransferase family 39 protein: MACRLAVISSLVVLTILIRVPVLMEPWGGDQGGFGYAARGILEGRVPYRDVYDLTGYGVFFTFALFFKLFGIHMISAHIGHVIVSVVTVLLVYLVTLRALDGRAALAAGLCYTIFANGLGFSGFGYENRSAWGTYWYISQREVFMAPLIAGAVYLSMILKSKRGWVEWPIYFSIGILVGLAVVYKLTAVLMLAALSCFLGVGELMEAKVFSAGRGRERWRCLSSVLAKQLVLVAGCVVIQLPFLYYFWIHHALADMYKALFVHVSLYARLSRGLRIETMFSGHYSILRESLGLWLLAAVACLFILFQDRKRDNLLIAVWAVISLVMVWGQGKFFGYHFIILVPPFAVLASYGMPKLLDLGRGMRGFLSDSVKDIRKCFIVVTLGATLVGFGIINYDYYRWHVLFVFGRISMNEYYRVFNEFPTHPYSFRSDYEVVDYVRQDLRKDDRMAVVFGAGDTVIHFLLGMEDVTRFLQSWYLFPSDATLANQPLTRLLRKEFIDQIIAAAPRYILCVHMSFDDLVSLPTVKDDPEVIEFAQFVRHNYILKRTFLDNRFLFEKRAAEESGMTQLALKRR; this comes from the coding sequence TTGGCGTGTAGGTTGGCGGTAATCTCCAGTTTGGTCGTGCTTACGATCCTGATTCGTGTTCCGGTCCTGATGGAGCCGTGGGGCGGGGATCAGGGCGGATTCGGTTACGCAGCGAGGGGGATCCTCGAAGGCAGGGTCCCATATCGGGATGTCTACGATCTGACCGGGTATGGTGTTTTTTTTACCTTCGCTTTGTTTTTCAAGCTGTTTGGCATCCACATGATTTCAGCTCACATCGGGCACGTGATCGTGTCTGTTGTGACGGTTCTCCTCGTTTACCTGGTGACTCTCCGGGCGTTGGATGGCAGGGCCGCATTGGCCGCCGGATTGTGCTACACCATATTCGCCAACGGATTAGGCTTCAGCGGGTTCGGTTACGAGAACAGGAGTGCATGGGGCACTTACTGGTACATTTCGCAGCGCGAAGTGTTTATGGCTCCTTTGATCGCCGGCGCGGTATACTTGTCGATGATTCTGAAGAGCAAACGAGGCTGGGTGGAGTGGCCGATATATTTCTCGATCGGGATTTTGGTCGGGTTGGCGGTTGTTTACAAGCTTACGGCTGTTTTGATGCTTGCCGCACTTTCGTGTTTTCTTGGAGTGGGCGAGCTCATGGAAGCGAAGGTTTTCAGCGCCGGCCGGGGAAGGGAGCGATGGCGATGTCTGTCATCGGTTCTGGCAAAACAGCTCGTCCTGGTTGCGGGTTGCGTTGTGATTCAATTGCCTTTTCTCTACTATTTCTGGATTCATCACGCCCTGGCGGATATGTATAAGGCTCTATTTGTTCATGTGTCCTTATATGCGAGACTCTCAAGGGGGCTCCGCATCGAGACCATGTTTTCCGGCCACTACTCCATATTGAGGGAGAGCCTGGGGCTGTGGCTGCTCGCGGCGGTTGCCTGCCTCTTTATTTTGTTCCAGGACAGAAAGAGGGACAACCTGCTCATTGCCGTCTGGGCGGTTATTTCCTTGGTGATGGTATGGGGGCAAGGCAAGTTCTTCGGCTACCATTTTATCATTCTGGTGCCGCCGTTTGCCGTTCTGGCGAGCTATGGAATGCCGAAACTGCTCGATCTGGGGCGGGGGATGCGAGGGTTTTTATCCGACAGCGTCAAGGACATCCGGAAGTGCTTTATCGTCGTGACGCTGGGAGCGACACTGGTTGGGTTCGGGATCATTAATTACGATTACTATCGGTGGCACGTATTATTTGTTTTTGGCCGGATTTCAATGAATGAATACTATCGTGTTTTCAATGAGTTCCCGACTCATCCCTATTCCTTTCGGAGCGACTATGAAGTTGTTGACTACGTGCGGCAGGATCTGCGGAAGGACGACCGGATGGCTGTGGTCTTTGGCGCCGGGGATACGGTGATCCATTTTCTCCTGGGAATGGAAGATGTGACTCGGTTTCTGCAGAGCTGGTACCTGTTCCCATCGGACGCAACGCTGGCGAATCAGCCGCTTACGAGGCTGCTCAGGAAGGAATTTATCGACCAGATAATTGCTGCCGCTCCCAGATACATTTTGTGCGTTCACATGTCATTTGACGATCTCGTTTCCCTCCCAACGGTGAAGGACGATCCGGAGGTGATAGAGTTTGCTCAGTTCGTGAGACACAACTATATCCTCAAGAGGACCTTTTTGGACAATCGATTTCTGTTTGAGAAGAGGGCGGCAGAGGAGAGCGGGATGACGCAACTCGCTTTGAAGCGTCGGTGA
- a CDS encoding flippase: protein MIAPLGDSDVARAGNGNSGNAANVDGDGSGAGARSRGRRFGLEMERVGTMSRSVIEAGEIRSDRSIRARLFKNTSYLTVGNQVGNVGQFLFFLYFARGFGEAVVGRYSFGFSFTYVLSVLADLGMSAYLIREVARDGAGGRDLIWRGVVLRLLSLLFLSVFGVLTATVFFKGLPVDTILVLALLGMYQLFLSIADVFLAEFKGHDRMALVAVLNCIVKIFIAGAGIVMVLEGLSYLTVMACFPVGAFVYLLVCVHISHRSFGGFKLHLGQLELGRLFNKLMPFALTVIFVESLYHIDILLLRFFTDDQTVGLYSVSQKLVMVFVGILAFVYTALLPAFSVLYGESEIRLREVSRQCLRYLILIGLPIAAGLSAISERAIVLFFSEKFAASIQGAEILSWTVALCFAAAPYHVLLIAINRQAAKSAAIGICVAANLGLNLFLIPKFGYLGAAWAKLATEALILAVLSYLGSRYFKNISLLRILPKPALSCLVMYITIKALGNMSLLGIVVVAPLVYFGVLTILGSYEKEEIDWVKGNYRRLFAKTVN, encoded by the coding sequence ATGATCGCGCCCTTGGGTGACTCTGACGTTGCGCGGGCGGGCAACGGGAATTCAGGCAATGCTGCAAATGTGGATGGAGATGGATCGGGAGCTGGTGCGCGCAGTCGCGGTCGTCGATTTGGACTGGAAATGGAAAGAGTCGGCACAATGTCCAGGAGTGTAATTGAAGCCGGGGAAATCAGATCGGATCGGTCTATAAGGGCACGACTTTTTAAAAACACTTCGTACCTGACCGTAGGTAATCAGGTCGGCAACGTTGGGCAATTTTTGTTTTTTCTATATTTTGCCAGAGGATTTGGTGAGGCCGTCGTCGGAAGGTACTCATTTGGTTTTTCATTTACCTATGTTTTGTCCGTGCTTGCCGATCTGGGGATGTCGGCATATCTGATTCGAGAAGTTGCCAGGGACGGCGCGGGTGGCAGGGACCTTATTTGGCGTGGTGTAGTCCTGCGTCTTCTCTCCCTGTTGTTTTTGAGCGTTTTCGGGGTCTTGACGGCAACGGTGTTTTTCAAGGGACTCCCCGTTGACACCATTCTGGTTCTTGCTCTCTTAGGCATGTATCAACTGTTTCTCAGCATTGCAGACGTGTTTCTTGCTGAGTTTAAAGGGCATGACCGGATGGCATTGGTTGCTGTGCTGAATTGTATCGTCAAGATTTTCATAGCGGGTGCCGGGATAGTGATGGTCCTGGAGGGGCTGAGCTATCTGACCGTCATGGCTTGTTTTCCGGTGGGAGCTTTTGTTTATTTGCTGGTCTGTGTTCACATATCGCACCGTTCCTTCGGCGGATTCAAGTTGCACCTGGGACAGCTTGAACTTGGCCGGCTCTTTAATAAGCTCATGCCCTTCGCATTGACTGTTATATTTGTGGAATCGCTTTACCATATAGATATTCTTTTGCTTCGCTTTTTCACGGACGATCAAACCGTTGGCCTTTACTCTGTGTCCCAAAAGCTTGTGATGGTGTTTGTGGGGATTCTTGCTTTCGTTTACACGGCGTTATTGCCTGCGTTTTCTGTGCTTTACGGCGAATCAGAGATTCGGTTGAGGGAAGTGTCGCGGCAGTGCCTGAGGTACCTCATTCTCATTGGATTGCCGATTGCAGCGGGATTGTCTGCGATATCGGAAAGAGCAATCGTGTTGTTTTTTTCGGAGAAGTTTGCGGCTTCGATACAGGGGGCGGAGATATTGAGCTGGACGGTCGCATTATGTTTCGCGGCCGCTCCGTACCATGTGCTGCTGATCGCAATCAACCGGCAGGCGGCAAAAAGCGCCGCAATCGGGATATGCGTCGCGGCAAATCTAGGTTTAAATCTTTTCCTCATACCGAAGTTTGGATACCTCGGGGCCGCCTGGGCAAAGCTGGCGACAGAGGCACTTATTTTGGCGGTTCTGAGCTATCTGGGATCAAGATATTTTAAAAATATCTCTCTTCTAAGGATCCTGCCGAAACCGGCGCTGAGTTGTCTGGTAATGTATATAACCATAAAGGCACTGGGCAATATGAGCTTGTTGGGTATTGTTGTGGTAGCTCCGCTGGTTTATTTCGGGGTGCTCACAATTCTGGGTTCCTATGAAAAGGAAGAAATCGACTGGGTGAAGGGAAACTATCGCAGGCTGTTTGCGAAAACTGTTAACTAG
- a CDS encoding radical SAM protein, whose protein sequence is MKRLLRFPEYVFGGIQYHLGGRWFTAKPRMVQFPVCDRCNARCIMCNRWKKEVKGEIGVEKIREVFQNPMFSKVEQVNLHGGEPTLREDLADISRIIQDACPRLQRIWISTNGFGAKRIEKRMLEVLDALDFKRLQSLEINVSIDGMSQTHDRIRGVKGGFEQVLSTLVSLKRLCAGNPVRLTIGTVMQPLNLNELDDIERLGRSLGVPVIFQPLMFDEFFNLQGCEDLRFAPQDKETLRGIVRKKLAAGTAPTNLYWCNFLRMMDGSRRRIPCPFDRYVLSLYPTGEVLPCSREDWIVFGNVYDERVDTIWYGKKAREIRQRMKREVCPRCSAYCAVEFSLQKEFFTYLAFYLRRRLFRLSHRFES, encoded by the coding sequence ATGAAGCGGCTTTTGCGATTTCCAGAATATGTTTTTGGAGGGATTCAGTATCATCTCGGCGGCAGGTGGTTTACCGCTAAGCCCAGAATGGTGCAATTCCCTGTGTGTGACCGCTGTAATGCCCGTTGCATCATGTGCAACCGATGGAAAAAAGAGGTGAAGGGTGAAATAGGAGTCGAGAAGATACGCGAGGTATTCCAGAACCCGATGTTTTCAAAAGTGGAACAGGTGAATCTCCATGGCGGCGAGCCTACTTTGAGAGAGGATCTGGCCGATATTTCCAGGATCATTCAGGATGCCTGTCCCAGGTTGCAGCGCATCTGGATCTCCACAAACGGATTCGGTGCGAAACGCATTGAGAAACGAATGCTCGAAGTTCTTGACGCCCTTGATTTCAAGCGGCTGCAATCGCTTGAAATCAACGTTTCGATTGACGGCATGTCTCAGACGCACGACCGTATTCGGGGTGTCAAAGGCGGATTTGAACAGGTGCTCAGTACGCTCGTATCTCTAAAGAGGTTGTGCGCCGGAAATCCGGTTCGATTGACGATCGGTACGGTGATGCAACCGTTGAATCTTAACGAGCTTGATGATATTGAAAGGCTTGGAAGGAGTCTTGGTGTTCCCGTTATTTTCCAGCCTCTGATGTTCGATGAGTTTTTCAATCTCCAGGGATGCGAAGACTTGCGTTTTGCGCCACAGGACAAGGAGACCCTTCGTGGAATCGTCAGAAAAAAACTTGCTGCCGGAACGGCTCCGACCAACCTTTATTGGTGCAACTTTCTTAGGATGATGGACGGTAGCCGCCGAAGGATTCCGTGCCCTTTTGACAGGTATGTGCTTTCGTTGTACCCCACGGGCGAAGTGCTGCCATGCTCAAGGGAAGACTGGATCGTATTCGGCAACGTTTATGACGAGCGGGTTGACACGATCTGGTATGGCAAGAAGGCAAGGGAAATCCGGCAAAGAATGAAAAGGGAAGTTTGTCCTCGCTGTTCCGCTTATTGTGCCGTGGAATTCTCCCTGCAGAAGGAATTCTTCACTTATCTGGCTTTTTATCTCAGGCGCCGTTTGTTTCGACTTTCGCATCGTTTCGAGAGTTGA
- a CDS encoding glycosyltransferase family 39 protein, which translates to MSVIGEGILQGKLPYKDFWEMGSPAIFLTYALMFKLFGASMSAIPIADMLVSMLTTLLIFAFAKMIWSKNIGYVSALLFAFFSNGVRLGMHAGGDVAFGTFWYIGQRETFMLPLIVSSFYLLLRSERTGWSLVRLTTAGLLAGLAFVYKFPSLLIFFWQPIYLNLSMLRFGMRGRDFLKKNAALGAGFAFSLLPFAVFFWVRKAMPEMIDIIFRYVYSVYGQVDHSLLGLTKMALTRTFFIAEENFILWIFFLVSALHIVVNERRKESLLVIFWGIASLLYLISHREFFGYHYLILLPPLSLLAGYGLIRALGPRLELRKVVTAEFGKAFIILALVANGLFFATLNYMHYTKFYYYVTGKINRETYYSYFNAYPKHSYSFPADYDVARYLVANTNDGDTIFTLGGTESVIHFLTKRSSPSRFIFSWILFSRSHGGVERAEGYRKELLDSFVQSPPKYIVSLGALDEFKYYREIYSFMASNYVLEKQFRDDRFVYVHRTRRGLGV; encoded by the coding sequence ATGTCCGTTATTGGTGAAGGCATCCTTCAGGGAAAATTGCCTTATAAGGACTTCTGGGAAATGGGATCGCCCGCCATTTTCCTCACCTACGCATTGATGTTCAAGCTTTTCGGCGCTTCGATGTCTGCCATACCCATCGCCGACATGCTCGTTTCGATGCTCACGACCCTCCTGATATTTGCATTCGCAAAAATGATCTGGAGCAAAAATATCGGGTATGTGAGCGCGCTGCTGTTCGCGTTCTTTTCGAATGGCGTGCGGTTGGGTATGCACGCAGGCGGAGACGTTGCTTTTGGCACCTTCTGGTATATTGGGCAGCGGGAAACATTTATGCTGCCGCTGATTGTGAGCAGCTTCTACCTTTTGTTGCGCTCCGAGAGGACCGGGTGGAGCTTGGTGCGGCTGACGACTGCAGGCCTCCTGGCGGGATTGGCTTTTGTTTACAAATTTCCCTCATTGCTCATCTTTTTTTGGCAGCCTATTTATCTGAACCTGTCGATGTTGCGGTTTGGAATGCGAGGCAGGGATTTCCTAAAAAAGAACGCTGCGCTGGGTGCAGGTTTTGCATTTTCGTTGCTTCCGTTTGCCGTCTTTTTCTGGGTCAGAAAGGCGATGCCGGAAATGATCGACATCATATTCCGGTATGTTTACTCCGTATACGGACAAGTCGATCATAGTCTCCTGGGTCTGACAAAAATGGCGCTCACACGCACATTTTTCATAGCCGAAGAAAATTTTATCCTATGGATTTTTTTCCTCGTATCTGCTTTGCACATTGTCGTAAACGAGCGCAGGAAGGAAAGCTTGCTGGTGATATTTTGGGGGATTGCTTCTCTGCTTTATCTGATCAGTCACAGAGAGTTTTTCGGCTATCACTACCTGATTCTCCTGCCACCGCTTTCTCTGCTGGCGGGCTATGGGCTGATCAGGGCGCTGGGGCCGAGGTTAGAACTGCGCAAGGTTGTCACGGCCGAGTTTGGAAAGGCCTTTATCATACTTGCGTTGGTGGCAAATGGCCTGTTTTTTGCCACCTTGAATTACATGCATTACACAAAGTTCTACTATTATGTAACAGGGAAGATCAACCGGGAAACATACTACTCGTATTTCAATGCCTATCCAAAGCACAGTTACTCTTTTCCGGCAGATTATGATGTGGCTCGCTATCTTGTGGCGAACACCAACGATGGGGATACGATTTTCACGCTTGGCGGCACGGAAAGCGTCATCCACTTTCTCACCAAGCGGAGTTCCCCGTCAAGGTTCATTTTTTCATGGATTCTGTTCTCGCGTTCCCACGGTGGGGTCGAGCGGGCTGAGGGATACCGGAAGGAACTTCTCGACAGTTTTGTTCAAAGCCCGCCCAAATACATTGTCAGCCTCGGCGCGCTTGATGAATTCAAATACTACCGGGAAATTTATTCCTTTATGGCGTCGAACTACGTTCTAGAGAAACAATTCCGCGACGACAGATTTGTCTATGTGCACCGTACCAGGAGGGGTCTTGGCGTGTAG
- a CDS encoding glycosyltransferase, whose amino-acid sequence MAYNEEANIGYLLECLYAQRLVSCEIKDICVVASGCTDRTEEIVRSCARRNPQVRLLVQEKREGKASAINLFLRHAEGDIVILESGDTLPEPDTVENLVQPFQDPMVGMTGGRPVPMNATNTFIGFTVGLYWRLHHQIALSEPKLGEMVAFRNIIHGISADTAVDEASIEALINKAGLRIHYAGNAVVHNKGAETIRDYIKQRRRVTAGHKHLQATCGYTVSTIKVHNLVRLVGRVLRDAGWSGRFLSWTAGAMALELYGKLLGDYDYYVKKKNPFVWDIAKSTKNLRNDSSDS is encoded by the coding sequence ATGGCATACAACGAGGAAGCGAACATCGGGTATTTGCTCGAATGCCTGTATGCTCAGCGACTGGTCAGTTGTGAAATCAAGGATATTTGTGTGGTGGCTAGTGGTTGTACGGACAGGACAGAGGAGATCGTCAGATCCTGCGCCCGGCGGAACCCACAAGTAAGACTGCTGGTTCAGGAAAAGAGAGAAGGCAAGGCCTCAGCGATCAACCTGTTTCTCAGACATGCCGAGGGGGACATCGTCATTTTAGAAAGCGGCGATACCCTACCTGAGCCTGACACCGTCGAGAACCTTGTCCAGCCATTCCAAGATCCAATGGTTGGAATGACCGGGGGCCGGCCGGTGCCGATGAATGCGACAAATACCTTCATTGGCTTTACGGTCGGCTTATATTGGCGGTTGCATCATCAGATTGCTCTTTCCGAACCAAAGTTAGGGGAAATGGTCGCTTTCCGCAACATTATCCACGGGATTTCGGCTGACACTGCTGTGGACGAGGCTAGCATCGAAGCGTTGATCAACAAAGCCGGGCTTCGGATTCATTACGCCGGCAATGCGGTTGTTCATAACAAAGGCGCGGAAACAATTCGTGATTACATCAAGCAGAGACGCCGGGTAACGGCCGGCCACAAGCATCTCCAGGCGACATGCGGCTATACGGTATCCACCATCAAGGTTCATAATCTGGTTCGGCTTGTGGGACGGGTTCTCCGCGACGCGGGCTGGAGTGGCAGGTTCCTGTCTTGGACCGCAGGCGCGATGGCGCTGGAGTTGTATGGCAAGCTGTTGGGCGATTACGACTATTACGTCAAGAAAAAGAATCCCTTCGTGTGGGATATTGCAAAATCAACAAAGAATCTGCGCAATGATTCCTCTGACAGTTAG